From Pseudomonadota bacterium, a single genomic window includes:
- a CDS encoding glycosyltransferase translates to MFPDLPFIVCGLVYWAALLLVGYTYVGYPALLLLWARLRPRPPRRGPYQPSVSIVLAAYNEERQLATKLENLLALDYPVDKRELIVVSDGSTDATAAIAAAYADRGVLLTALAAREGKPSALNQGVARARGEIVVFCDVRQRLAAPALRALLLAFADPRVGAVSGDLALPSTQGPGLYWRYERALRRAESAVDSTVGATGAFYGIRRALFRRLPASCLLDDVFTPLQIALRGYRVVLEPAAQVSDDEAPLAGEFARKARTLAGNYQLLWQLPGLLNPRRNRLLFQLLSHKLLRLVCPFALLLLLLTNTAMLGSSGGGRAWYALTLLAQLAIYALATWAQWRRSSGGRLTRLCHTFVVLNAAAIAGLWRFLTSQLDWTTHRGATTPPIDAPIDAPIDAPIEPPNERSVETAPRG, encoded by the coding sequence GTGTTTCCCGACCTCCCCTTCATCGTCTGCGGTCTGGTCTACTGGGCAGCGCTGCTGCTGGTCGGCTACACCTACGTTGGCTACCCCGCGCTCCTGCTCCTTTGGGCGCGACTGCGACCACGACCGCCACGCAGAGGTCCCTACCAGCCCTCGGTCTCGATCGTGCTCGCCGCCTATAACGAAGAGCGCCAGCTCGCCACCAAGCTCGAGAACCTGCTGGCCCTCGACTATCCGGTCGACAAGCGCGAGCTGATCGTGGTCAGCGACGGCTCGACTGACGCGACCGCCGCAATCGCCGCCGCTTACGCTGACCGCGGTGTGCTGCTGACCGCGCTCGCCGCACGGGAGGGAAAGCCGTCGGCGCTCAACCAGGGCGTCGCCCGCGCGCGGGGCGAGATCGTCGTCTTCTGCGATGTCCGCCAGCGCCTCGCCGCACCCGCGCTGCGTGCGCTCCTGTTGGCTTTTGCCGATCCGCGCGTCGGGGCGGTCAGCGGCGACCTCGCCCTGCCCAGCACGCAGGGCCCGGGGCTCTACTGGCGCTATGAACGCGCCTTGCGGCGCGCGGAAAGCGCAGTGGACTCGACGGTCGGCGCCACCGGGGCCTTCTACGGCATCCGCCGTGCGCTCTTTCGCCGACTGCCCGCGAGCTGCCTGCTCGATGATGTCTTCACGCCGCTGCAGATCGCCCTTCGCGGCTATCGCGTCGTGCTCGAGCCAGCGGCCCAGGTCAGCGATGACGAGGCGCCCCTGGCCGGGGAGTTCGCGCGCAAGGCGCGCACGCTCGCCGGAAACTACCAGTTGCTGTGGCAGCTCCCGGGGCTGCTCAACCCGCGACGCAATCGTCTGCTCTTTCAGTTGCTCTCCCACAAGCTCTTGCGCCTGGTCTGCCCCTTCGCCCTGCTGCTGCTCCTGCTCACCAACACGGCGATGCTCGGCTCGAGCGGCGGAGGTCGCGCATGGTATGCGCTGACGCTGCTCGCGCAGCTCGCGATCTACGCTCTGGCGACGTGGGCGCAGTGGCGCCGCTCCAGCGGCGGACGGCTCACCCGCCTCTGCCACACCTTTGTCGTGCTCAACGCCGCGGCCATCGCGGGACTCTGGCGCTTCTTGACGAGTCAGCTCGACTGGACCACACACCGCGGTGCGACAACGCCACCCATCGACGCCCCCATCGACGCCCCCATCGACGCCCCCATCGAGCCCCCTAACGAGCGCTCGGTCGAGACGGCGCCCCGGGGTTGA